In Micromonospora ferruginea, the sequence CTCGCTGGCCGACCGGCGCCGGCGGATGGAGTCCGGCGCCGACGTGGTGATCGGCGTCAACCGGTTCACCGAGACCGAGCCGTCCCCGCTGACCGCGGCCGGCGCCGAGGCGATCGAGCAGGTGGACCCGGCTGTCGAGGCGGCCGCCGCGGCCGGCGTACGACAGTGGCGGGCCGACCGGGACGCGGCGGCCGTGGACGCCGCGCTGGACCGGCTGCGTGCGGACGCCGCGACCACGACGAACCTGATGCCGGCGACGCTGGCGTGCGTGGCCGCCGGGGCGACCACCGGGGAGTGGGCGGGCGCGCTGCGCCGGGTCTTCGGCGAGTACCGGGCGCCGACCGGGCTGTCCGGCGCGGCCGGGGCCGGTGGCGACGCGGGCCTCGCGGCGGTCCGTGAGCGGGTCGCCGCCACCGCCCGCGAGCTGGGCAGCGGGCGGCTGCGCCTGCTGGTCGGCAAGCCGGGGCTGGACGGGCACTCCAACGGCGCCGAGCAGATCGCGGTCCGCGCCCGCGACGCCGGCTTCGAGGTGATCTACCAGGGCATTCGGCTCACCGCCGGGCAGATCGTGGCCGCCGCGGTGGAGGAGGACGTCGACCTGGTCGGGCTCTCCGTGCTCTCCGGCTCGCACCTGGCCGCCGTGCCGGCGGTGCTGGACGGGCTGCGCGCCGCCGGGCGGGGCGATCTGCCGGTGGTGGTGGGCGGCATCATCCCGCCGCGCGACGCCGAGGAGCTGCGGGCCGCCGGGGTGGCGCGGGTGTTCACGCCGAAGGACTTCGCGCTTACCGGCATCATCGACGAGTTGGTCACCGTCATCCGCGAGCGGATGTAAGGCGGGGGCCCCGCTTAACGCATTCGGTAGTGGCGGGGGCCCTGCTTAACACCGGATCCGGCCCGGTGAGGCGGTGGAAAGCCTAAAGTCGGGGCAAGACACCACGAAAGGGCGGAAAAATGACCGCGTCGTTGGAGATGCCCCGGGTCCAGGAGTGCGCCGTCCGGTCCTGCGCCTACAACCACACGAACGACTGCCACGCGTTCGCCATCACGATCGGCAGCAGCGACCACGCGCACTGCCACACCTACGTGGACATGCCGGTGCGCGGCGGCATCGAGCAGTCGATCGCCCAGGTCGGCGCGTGTTCCCGGTCCGACTGCCGGCACAACTCCGACCTGGAGTGCCACGCCCCGGCCATCACCGTCGGCCCGGACATGGACATGGCCGACTGCATGACCTACCAGAGCGCCTGAGCGGGCGGCCCCCGCTCAGACGCGGAAGCCGGCCGCGCGGGCGGCGGCGCGTTCCCGGCGCCGGTCCTTGCGCCGGCGGAACAACCAGACCACGAACGCCACCAGGCCGACCGCGAACACCAGCACCAGCACCGGCAGCAGGATCGCCGCGACCGACATGAGCACGCTCGTCGCGTCCTCGGCGGTGCTCGCCACCGGCGCGCCGAAGCCGGCCGTGGTCGCGTTCACCAACGGGCGGGCGGCGGCCTTGAGCAGGTGCACGCCGAGCGCGATCAGCACGCCGACCACCACCGGCACCCACTGGTGGGTGGAGAAGAACGTGTCCGGGTCGCTGACCGTCACCGTCTCCGACCCGGAGCCGGCGCCGAACGCCAGACCACCCGCGGTCGGCCGGACCACGGTCTGCACCATGTCGTTGACGTGGTCGACCACCGGCACCTTGTCGGCCACCACCTCGACCGCCAGCAGGACGGCGAGGATCAGCAGGACCCAGCCGTTGCCGAGCCACTGCCAACTGCTCGGCAGCTCGATCAGGTTGGT encodes:
- a CDS encoding DUF1540 domain-containing protein translates to MTASLEMPRVQECAVRSCAYNHTNDCHAFAITIGSSDHAHCHTYVDMPVRGGIEQSIAQVGACSRSDCRHNSDLECHAPAITVGPDMDMADCMTYQSA
- a CDS encoding DUF4126 domain-containing protein translates to MLEVLTGSGLAASAGLNAYIPLMLMGLLARYTNLIELPSSWQWLGNGWVLLILAVLLAVEVVADKVPVVDHVNDMVQTVVRPTAGGLAFGAGSGSETVTVSDPDTFFSTHQWVPVVVGVLIALGVHLLKAAARPLVNATTAGFGAPVASTAEDATSVLMSVAAILLPVLVLVFAVGLVAFVVWLFRRRKDRRRERAAARAAGFRV